The genomic interval GCTAATTGTTGCCCTAAAAGCCATGCACAAATGCTGAAAAGGCATCAGGGACGGTTGATTTGTCCGTTTCTGGGCGCTTCCAATCAATTTGAAGCGCAATAAAAAAGCTCGGAAAAGGAACGCAACGGCATGCAGGGAGGACAACGCAAGAAAAGGCATTTATCGGGCGATCCAACCTAACAAAATGACCGTATAGAGGCCAGGTAAGCACAAAGGCTGCGCCCATTTAGTTTATATAATACAAAATGATGCTGTGCCAGAACACCACAATACAATTTGAGTGGTTGACGCAGGCAAGAGCATGGGGCAATGCTCTTACGTGAATAAGGGTTCTCCTTTTCGGCTCACAATCAACGACCAAGGACATGTTTATGAAGGATCAGGCGACACTGGGTGAGGGGCGCGTTGCAGATGCAGTGCGTGGCCACTGGGCAGACACTTTGTTGCCCGCGTGGTTCCGTCCCTATGCGCGTCTGTCCCGACTTGAGCGTCCCATCGGCTGGTGGCTGCTGCTCTGGCCCTGCCTGTGGTCGCTGACGCTTGCGGTTTCTACAGCACAAGCCGGCACATTGCCGCCGATCGAGCATATCCTCTGGTATGGATTTGCCTTCTGGCTGGGCGCTGTTGCCATGCGCGGCGCCGGTTGCACCTATAACGATATTGTCGATCAGGATATTGACGAGAAGGTGGAGCGTACACGCTCACGCCCTTTGCCCAGCCATCAGGTTTCCCGCCGCTTTGCCGGGGTGTGGCTCGCGGCCCAGTTGCTGATCGGCCTGTTCGTTCTGCTGCAATTTAACAGCTACACCATCTGGCTTGGATTTGCCTCGCTGAGCGTCGTGGCCATCTATCCTTTCATGAAGCGCATCACCCATTGGCCGCAGCTCGTGCTCGGGCTGGCCTTTTCATGGGGCGCGCTGGTTGGCTGGACATCCATCACGGGCCAGTTGGCGTTGGCACCGGTTCTGATGTATTTGGGGGCTATCGTCTGGACCATCGGCTATGACACCATTTATGCCCATCAGGACAAGGAAGACGATGTCATGATTGGCGTGAAATCCACCGCGCTGCTCTTTGCTGAAAATACTCGCGCCTGGCTTTCGCTTTTCTATGCTGTGATGGTTGTGTGCATGGCGGGCTGCTTTGCCGTATCCGGCGTTTCCTGGCCTGCCTTTGTCGGGCTGGCGGTTGCGGGTCTACATATGGGCTGGCAGCTCTGGAAGCTCGAAATTGACAATGGCGGCCAGTGCCTTACGCTGTTCCGTTCCAACACGCAAATCGGCTGGATCATCTTTGCCGGATTGTTGGTCAGCATCTGGCTCTAGCCTTCGGCTCTCTCGTTTTTGCTGGAGCAGGCCTTCAGCTATTAAGCGTCTTTAACCGCGCCGAGCAGATATTCCTTGTTGCCATCGCCGCCAAGAATGGGCGAGGGGATCAATTCGCGTATCTGCCAACCATGACAGGCGGGGTCTTCGTCTCCAGCCAGCCAACGGGCAATGTCGTGTGCTGCGCGTTCCCCTTCGGCGGGGTCTCGCACGATGCCCCCCTTGCCGATGCCCTTTTTACCCACCTCAAACTGGGGTTTGACCAGCAACACGGCGAAGGCTCCTGGCTCGGCCATTTCCAAAGCGGCAGGCAGCGCCAGCCGCAAGGAGATGAAGGAGACATCGCTGACGAGGGCGCTGAACGCATCAGGCACGTGAGTGCGGTCCAGATGGCGCGCATTGACGCCTTCCAGTGAATGAAGCTTGGGATTGTCCAACAGGCTCGGATGCATCTGATCATGCCCGACGTCAATGCCATAAACCGCCGCGGCCCCGCGCTCCAGCAGCACCTGACAAAAGCCGCCGGTTGATGCTCCGATGTCAACGGCCACGCGCCCTGCAGGATCAAAGTCGAAATGATCCAGTCCGCCAATCAGCTTCAGTGCGGCGCGGGAGACATAGCCAGCTGCCGGATCATTGATGGAGAGCGCTACCTGTGGGCCGACCATCTGGCTGGCTTTGGTGGCGGGCTTGCCATCCACTTGTGCAAAACCGCGCTTGATGGCGTCGCGCGCCCGCGCCCGGCTGGCGCAAAGGCCACGCTCCACGAGGGCCTGATCAAGCCGCAGCTTTTCCATGATAGAAGATCCTCTTATTGGGCGGGCTAAAGAGCGAAGCCATGTTGCTTCGATTGCGACAGCCTTGATTTCCACCAAAAGCAGCAAGCGAAAGGCTGCGCCGCCCAGAACCGCTCAAGTCAATAGAGACTGGTCGCCACTAAATCAAGAGAATTTGCCTGATGGACTGAGTGCCTGCGTTCCTATTCTGCGCTGGCGATCAGGTTACGCAGCTTTTCGACCGCGCTGTCTTGTGTTTCTCCAAATGAAATGGTGCCGGAAAAGGCGCCGCCCTTTTTCATCAGAAAAACCGAGGCGGTATGATCCATGACATAGTCACCATCGCCGCTGCCATCATCCACCTTTTTGGCATAGACTCTGTAGGCCTTGATAACAGCATCGGTCTGCTCGCGCGTTCCTCTGAGGCCGATGAGCTGATCAAAGAATGCGTTCACATAATCGCCTATGGCTTCCTGCGTGTCACGCTCGGGATCCACCGTGACAAAGACAAAATTCATCTTCTTGGCGTCTTCTCCCAATGCTTCTACCCAAAGAGCCATTTCACTCAAGGTCGTGGGGCAGACATCCGGACAGAAGGTGTAGCCGAAATAGATCGCCATTGGTTTGTCGGCAAAATCGGCATAGGTAACCGGTTTGCCTGTATGATCAGTGAGCGAAAAGTCACCGCCGATCCGGACACCTGTCTGGCCCTCTTGGGTCTGTTGAACCCGCATTTCTTCGCTATACCAGGAAAAGACGAGAAACCCCAATACGATGGCCATGACAAGGCTCATGGCCCAGGAAATGGTGCGTATCAGCTTTTTCATGAAGCGGTTCCTTTGGTTTCTGGATGAAGAATCTGGGCGTGGTTCCTGCATGGTGGGCCTTCAGTTTTCACAGCTGTGTGGCGAAGTCAACCGGACGAAACTGCACATGAGGCTTAAGGATGAGGGGCTTACGCCTGTATCAGACTGCGCTTCATGCGCGATTGCAAGCTGACTCGCATGAGCAAGAGTGGCGAATGCCCGCGTGATGTTAGCGATGTGTAAGAGCCAGTTTGATGCCGAACCCTAGAAGAAGCAGCCCAGTGGCGCCATTAAGGGTGCGCGCAATCGCTGGACGGGCCAGAAACCGGCGTGCCTTGTGCACCATGAGCGCCAGCCCTCCTTGCCAGATCATGCCCAACAGAAAATGGATACCCGCCACCAAAAGCGACTGCCACAGAGCCGATTGGGTCGGATCAATAAACTGAGGCAGAAACATCATGTAAAAAAGGATCGGTTTCGGGTTGAGCACATTGGAGAGAATGCCCTCACGAAAAGAAGTGACGAGGGATACGCGCCGTGCGCCTTCGCTCGCTACGACGAGCCCATGCCCGCGCCAAGCTGCCAGCAAAGATTGGAAGGCGAGATAGACAATGAAGAGTGCACCGGCAAATTTGAGCAGAGTGAACAGATAGGCCGATTGCAGCAGGATCACCGATAATCCCAACGCCGAAATGGTGGCATGCACGAAAAGCCCTGAGCAGATGCCAAAGCTGGTGGTAAAGCCATCGGAAAAGCCGCCACGCGCAGCATTGCGCAACACGAGAACCGTATCCATCCCCGGCGCCATGGTCAGCGCAGCCAGAGCCAGAATGATGGCGAGGAAGGGAAAGTGATCAAACATGGCGGACCTCAATCAACAAACAAAAGTCTGTGCCCTCGATCTTAACAGGGCAGCAGGCAAAAGATGGCAGAGACGGGCTCGAAGGGCCCTTGGGCAGACGATGGATAGGCACACTACAGATGCTGAAGGCCACAGGGTGCCGAATAACCTAGGTAGTGTGCGCGCAAAGCAGATTGCGAACACCTATTCATTTCTAGAGAAAGCCATAATTGACCGCAACAGACAACAGAGGCGGTCTGCGGTGCATCCTTTGCAAAGGACGTTACAAAGGGAGACGGCTCGGCCGGGCCAAGATCAGGCTTCGAACTGATCGTGAGCACCCCAATACATCGCTTCTATCTTGTTGCCCTCAAGGTCACGCAAGAAACAGCCATAATAGGCCTCGCCATAATGAGGTCTCGGGCCTGGTGCACCATCTGGTGTTGCTCCCATTTCCAGCGCTTTGTCCCAAAAGGCTTGAACCATTTCCTTGCTGGAGGCTAGAAAGGCGAAGTGAGTGCCATTCCCCGCGCTGGCTTTCTGCTTGTCATGGGGCGTTTGGACCCAGAATTCGGGAAACATCTTGCCAAAGGCAATGGCGCCGACTTCTCCGGGCACATCCACTTCCATGATGACTTTTGCGCCAACGGTTTCCAAAACCGCCTTGTAGAAATCTCGCGCCTTGGGAAAATCATTCGTTCCCACAGAAACATGCGCCATGATGACGGGTGGTTCACTATTCATTCTAGTCTCCAAATTATATAATGTTCATGAAATGTTCTTGTTGGAGGGTGCGCTCGATGCTCCGTTTCGTCAAGTCGTATTTTCTCTTATGGAGATGCGAGTGTGCCCAGACAAATGTTTAACGTCGGCTTGGATTTATTCGCTTCAATACAAATTCTCGTTCGACGCATGCCAATAGGCTGGCTGCTGTAGTTGCGTAACGCAATTTGTGAAAAGCTGGTGACCAAAGATCTGCACAATGCCCGCTATAATCGAGATCTTGCAATCGCAAAATGGAACGCTTCAGAGCTGGACAGCAGGAATAGGGACCGCTTTCTGCATCGCTAGTGCAGGTCTTTGTGAACGACTATGCACCGAGCTCCTGTAAATGTGACCATTTGGCGATGTCCCATGTTCTTGCTCTCAGGCATATTTCCCTATAGACATTGGGAAATAACGCCGCATCATGTGGTTACTGCTTTCACATCGTAAAACCTCATCAGCGCTTGGTTTGTCATCCTTTCGATAGATCCCTGTCCACGATCCGGTCGTATATGGTAAACTGCGTAATGAAGGAAATTATAACCGGCGGCTTTTTGTCTTTTGGGACGGAATGGCCTAAAAGGAAAACCAGCGGCACGAGCAGCCAACTCGAAAGCCAAAGAATAACAGGTGACGGAATTGTCCAAGACCCCCACGCTCGACAGTATCAAGTCCATCGAAGATATCCGTTCAATGGATATGGAGCAGCTCAAGGCGCTCGCGGATGACGTGCGCACCGAGACCATTGATGCGGTATCGGTGACTGGCGGTCACTTGGGGGCAGGGCTTGGCGTCGTAGAATTGACCGTGGCATTGCACCATGTGTTCAACACGCCCAATGATCGTGTCATCTGGGATGTCGGCCATCAGTCCTATCCGCACAAAATTCTCACCGGCCGCCGTGATCGCATCCGCACCTTGCGGCAGCCGGGTGGGCTTTCCGGCTTTACCAAGCGGTCCGAGAGCGAATTTGATCCCTTTGGCACCGGCCACAGTTCGACCTCCATTTCGGCGGGGCTGGGCATGCAGATGGCTTCTGAACTGAAGGGCGAAGACCGCAATGTGATCGCCGTGATCGGCGACGGGGCCATGAGCGCCGGTATGGCTTATGAAGCCATGAACAATGCCGGGGCGCTCGACAGCCGCCTGATCGTCATTCTCAACGACAATGACATGTCCATTGCGCCGCCGACCGGAGCCATGAGCGCCTATCTGGCGCGCCTTATTTCCGGCAAGACCTTCCTCTCCCTGCGCGATGCCGCCAAACAGCTGGCCCATCAACTGCCGCGATTCTTCAAGGAAAAGGCTGCAAAAGCCGAAGAATTTGCCCGTTCTTTTGTGACCGGAGGCACGCTGTTCGAGGAGCTGGGCTTCTATTATGTCGGCCCGATTGATGGGCACAATCTGGAGCATCTGCTGCCGATCCTGAAAAATGTGCGCGATACGGACAAGGGCCCCATTCTGGTGCATGTGGTCACCCAGAAGGGCAAGGGCTATGCGCCTGCCGAGCATGCCAGCGACAAATATCATGGCGTCAGCCGCTTTGATGTGGTCACCGGCACCCAGCTCAAGCCGCCCAGCAACGCGCCCAGCTACACCAAGATTTTCGGCCAAAGCCTCGCCAAGGAAGGCGCCAAGGACAAGAAGATCGTCGCGGTGACCGCCGCCATGCCGTCAGGCACCGGCATCGATATCTTCGAAGAGCAGTTCCCAGATCGCACCTTCGATGTTGGCATCGCCGAGCAGCATGCCGTAACCTTTGCTGCGGGTCTTGCCTGCGAGGGGCTGAAGCCCTTCTGTGCGATCTATTCCACCTTCCTGCAGCGGGCCTATGATCAGGTGGTCCATGATGTGGCCATCCAGAATCTGCCAGTGCGCTTTCCTATCGACCGGGCAGGCTTTGTCGGTGCCGATGGTCCGACCCATGCGGGCGCCTTTGATATCGGGTTTATGGCGTCCCTGCCCAATATGGTGGTTATGGCCGCAAGCGATGAAGCCGAGCTGGTGCATATGGTTGCCACGGCGCGGGCCTATGATGATGGCCCGATTGCTTTCCGCTATCCGCGCGGAGAGGGCGTCGGGGTCGAAATCCCTGAAGAGGGAGTTCCGCTGGAAATCGGCAAGGGCCGCATCGTCAAACAGGGTAGCAAGGTCGCCATCCTGTCGCTGGGCACACGCCTTGCAGCAAGCCTTGATGCTGCCGAACGGCTTGAAGGCTATGGCCTTAGCACAACGGTAGCCGATGCACGCTTCGCCAAGCCTCTGGACCGGGATATGATCCTGAAGCTGGCTGGTACCCACGATATGCTGATCACCATTGAGGAAGGGGCCGTGGGTGGCTTTGGCTCTCAGGTGCTGCATCTTCTGGCAGCCGAGGGTGCGTTGGATGGTTCCTTGAAGATCCGCTCCCTGACCATGGAAGACCACTATACCAGCCATGGCAAACCCGATGTCATGTATAAGGAAAATGGTCTGGACGCCGATGGCATCATCCGCGCTGTATTTGAAGCTCTAGGCAAGGATCTCAATGCCGCTATCGAGGCGGGAGAAATGGCGTAAGCCTCTGAAATAAAATATTTATATTTCGGGCTTCGAAGAATGTTTTGCCATAAAATGCAAATATGCATCTTCTATGAATCAAGTTATGCATTCAGCGCATGCCCGCATTCGCCGATTGCTTCTTGTAAGATGTCCATTCTGGCCGATATCTATGGCTGTATATTGGATCCTTCCAATCTCTGATCGCCGCCCGCCATACTTCAAAACCGCAGCCTCTGACGCGCGACAGGAGACGGATCCTGCTTTCTCAAAAGCAGGTCGCCCGTTCGTGACCTTCGTTTTTGGGACCAAAGCTGCATTCATGCGTTGACCTAGTGCGTGCCTGCCGACTGAGACAGAACGCATCTCGCTCGCGCTGCGCATTTATGCACTCATTTGGACATTGGCGGATGTCCGAGACCCGAAAGCACCTGTCCATTTGCTTTCTCCCTCTCGTTTCATGATCGCCTCTGGTCAAGTGGGTGCCCATTTATGACCAAGGGACTATATTATGAGCGAATCCATAGCCAATTTTGTCGCAAGAACGCTTGCCCAGGCCGGTATCGAACGCATCTGGGGCGTGACCGGTGACTCCCTCAACGGCATCAGTGACAGCCTGCACCGGCAAAAGAAAATCCGCTGGATGGGCACTCGTCACGAAGAGGCCGCCGCTTTTGCTGCTGGCGCCGAAGCCCATCTGACCGGCGAGCTGTCCGTTTGCGCGGGGTCTTGTGGCCCAGGAAACCTGCATCTGATCAACGGGCTGTTCGATTGCCAACGCAACCATGTGCCGGTTCTGGCAATTGCCGCTCATATCCCGTCTTCCGAAATCGGCTCGGGATATTTTCAGGAGACCCATCCGCAGGAACTGTTCAAGGAATGCAGCGTCTATTGTGAAATGGTCAGCACGCCTGAGCAGATGCCTTATGTGCTGGAAATGGCCATGCGCAATGCGATTTTGAAAAAGGGCGTTGCCGTCGTGGTGCTGCCCGGTGATATCGCCCTTAAGGCCATGCCTGAAAACGTGGACGTGCGCTGGTCCAAACCGGCCTTGCCGGTTGCTCTGCCCGCCGAAGAAGAGTTGGACAAGCTGGCGGCCATCCTCAATAGCGCGAAACGGCCAACGCTTCTTTGCGGTGCTGGCTGCGCTGGTGCCCATGCAGAACTCATCAAGCTGGCCGAAACCATCAAGTCGCCCATCGTCCATGCTCTGCGTGGCAAGGAACATGTGGAATGGGACAATCCCTATGATGTGGGCATGACCGGCCTTATCGGTTTCTCCTCAGGCTATCATGCCATGGAAAATGCCGACACGCTGGTTATCCTCGGCTCTGGCTTCCCCTATCGCGCCTTCTATCCGGCCGATGCCAAAATCGTGCAGCTGGATATCAGCCCCGACGCCTTGGGCGCTCACACCCAGATCGATCTGGGCCTAGTGGGGCAGGTGAAACCAACCCTTGCTGCGCTTCTGCCCAAGCTGAAAGAAAAGAAGGACGATAGCTTCCTTAAAACCGCTATCAAGCATTACAAGAAAGCTCGTGAAGGGCTGGATGAGCTGGCCAAGCCAAGCAAATCCAAACGGGATATCCACCCGCAATATCTTGCCAAGGTCATTGGCGAGAAAGCAGCTGAGGATGCCATCTTCACCGCCGACGTGGGTACGCCAACCGTCTGGGCTGCGCGCTATCTGGAAATGAACGGCAAGCGCAACCTGATCGGCTCCTTCAACCACGGCTCCATGGCCAACGCCATGGTGCAGGCCATTGGCGCACAGGCTGCCGCACCGGATCGGCAAGTGATCGCCCTTTGCGGCGATGGTGGCTTTTCTATGTTGATGGGGGATATCTTCACCATCAAACAGCTTGATCTGCCGGTCAAGATGATCGTCTTCCATAACCGCTCGCTCGGTTTTGTGGCCATGGAAATGAAGGCTGGCGGCTATATCTCCGATGACACAGATCTGAACGATCCTGATTTCGTCAAGATAGCCGAGGCCATCGGCATCGACGGCATGCGCGTTGAAGATGATGCGGAATTGCCCGCCAAGATGGAAGAGTTCCTAGCCAAACCGGGACCAGGCCTGATGGACGTCATGGTCGCCAAGCAAGAGCTGGCCATGCCGCCGAAGATCAAGGTCGAACAGGCCAAGGGCTTCAGCGTCTATATGATGCGGGCCATCCTGTCTGGCCGTGGCGAAGAGCTGGTGGAGCTGACCAAGACCAACTGGCTGCGCTGATCGTAGCGTTCAATAGCGATGAGAAACAAAACCCCGGCGGATCAGGGCGATCCACCGGGGTTTTCTGTTGCACGTCTTGTGCGCGCGGGGCCTAGAAAAACCAGTACCAGACAATAGGCAGCAAAATGGCTGTCGCCAGCGCATTGAGCCCCATAGCAAGGCCGGAAAAGGCGCCAGCCTCTTCATTCACCTGCAGCTTGCGCGCGGTGCCCAAACCATGTGCCGCCGTGCCAATGGCAAGGCCTCGGGCCGCCCAGCTTTTGACGCGCACGATATTGAGCACGGTTGGCCCAAGAGCGGCTCCCAGGATGCCGGTGACGATGACCAGCACAGCGGTGAGAGACGGCACTCCGCCAAGTGCTTCGGTAATGCCCATGGAAACCGGAGTCGTAACAGACTTTGGTGCCAGCGACAGGAAGGATTGCTTAGAGCCACCAAGCGCCCAGGCGATCAATACCGAAGACACTGCCGAGACGGCGGAGCCGGTAAGAAGGCTGATAGAGATGGCCAGTGCTGACTTGCGCACCTTTTCAAACTGCCGATAAAGCGGAATGGCCAGCGCCACCGTTGCCGGACCCAACAGGAAATGCAGGAATGAGGCGCCCTCGAAATAGCGCTCATAGGGGGTGCCGGTAACCAGCAACAATAGGACCAGAAGAACGATGGCGATCAGCACCGGATTGACAAGCGGCTTTTTGCCGGACTTCTGATAAAGATACAGGCCGATCTGATAGGCGATCAGGGTGAGCGTGAGATAGAGCAGGGGGCTTTCGCTCAAATGCTCCCAGAGCGTGGTGAGGGATTGCATTCTCTCTACTCCTTATACCCGCCGATTGATTTGTTGCGGGTGAGCCAGCTCATCAAGAGGCCCGTGACTGCGATACAAAGAAAGGTGCTGATAACCAGCGAAACAGCGATCGGTACTATTTCGCGCTGGATCAGCTCTGCGTTGACCATGATGCCGACACCTGCGGGAATGAACAGGAGGGACATGTGTGAAAGCAACGTATCGCCCACACTTGAAAGACCATCGGGCACAGAGCCCTTGATCAACAAGCCGATAAACATGATCGCCATTCCGAAAACAGCGCCCGGAACGGGAAGGTCAAAGAGCGTGACTAACGCTTCCCCAATCAGCTGGCAAAGTAATATGACTGTTAAATAGAAGAGCAATTGTGTTCCTCTCTTCCTTCTTTCTGGACCGGTTGGGGTCTTAAATATTATCGGATAATCTTCTGACAGGCGCAAGAATGACTACGGCAAAAGCGGCCGGAGAGAGACCGGCGCCCGGTGCGGGCCGTGCCGCCGAATGCGTCAGGAGAAGGCAAAATGACGCATACCATGTTTTGCGGATGGAAGGGAGCGCAAAAACGCCCATACCCTGCCCAATTGGCGCAAGGCTGTGTTGCGCAGAACTGGATCATGTGTCTGTCAGGGCGTTTTTTATGGTTAACAAAAGCTTTAAGAAGTCAAAGAGGCCTCTCAACAAAGCGGCTTAAGTGATTCAAATGACTCGCGATAAATCACTTTAAAAGTGAATTATTTCATGCTGTCAGATAACTTGAAGGCCTTAAAGCACTGCAGCAAAAAGGGGAGCGCTTGGCTCCCCTTTTATCGTCTCTAAAAGATCCGGATGAGGGATCAGTGCTTGCCAAGATAGGTGACCAGAAGGTCCTTGGCAGACTGGATATCGGTCTTGTCGATCATTTCGCAAACGGTGTGAATGTAGCGGGTGCCAACGCCGAGCGCTGCAGCCTTGGTGCCGGAACCGGCCTGCTGACCGGCAGCCCCATCCTGTCCACCACGGGCGAGGATGAAGCGCTGAACCGGAATGTCCTTTTCCGCAGCGACGGCTTCGAGTTCTTCCACCAGATCGATATCGGCGATGAAGGAGCCGTCCTTGATGTCGAGACCAACGCCTTTGCCCTGAGTGGTGACGGTGTCTTTTTCCGGGGTGCCCGGCGTGTCGCAGGAAAGGGTGGTGTCGACCCCGATGACCACGTCTGGAGCAATCCCGAAGCTTGCGGTGCGTGCACCTCTGAGGCCGACTTCTTCCTGCGCGGTGAAGGCAACAGTGATCTCGCAATCATGAGCCACCTTGGCTTCGACCATCTCGCGGATCACTTCGATGCCAAGCCAGCAGGCGATGCGGTTGTCCAGAGCCTTGGAGACCACTTTCTCGCCCATGTCGAGCAGGGGCTCGTCCATGACGATATAGTCGCCGACCTTGACTTTTTCCTTGGTGGTTTCACCCATGCCCAGATCGACGATGAAGTCGGTCACTTCAGGCAGCTTCTTGCGTTCTTCCGGAGTGGAGATATGCAGGCCCTTGCCACCCGGATTCATCACGCCCTTATAGTCGCCATCATTGGTGCAGACGAGCACGCGGCGCGCAAACAGGGTGCGTGGATCGAACCCGCCCACCGGGTCGATATTGATGAAGCCCTTATCGGAGATGTGACTGACGAGAAAGCCGATCTCGTCCATGTGGCAGAGCAACAGGATGCGCTCAGGAACGGCCCCTTCTTCCTGCTCGGTTGTCGGGAAACGGGTGCAGACAAGCGACCCCATGGCGTCAGTATAGATTTCATCAAAGAGGCCTTCGGCTTCTTTTTCAATCAGGGCGCGGATGCGATGTTCGCGGCCCGGAACACCGGGGGTTTCGCAAAGGCGACGGAGAAGATCAATGTTCATTATGTTCTCTCTATGGAAATTTCGAATGAGACACTCTATATCAGAGGTAACGTGAAATGACAGCATCAGGCAATGATTCGTAGTCGCTTGTTTAAGGGCTTTCCCCTAGGTGCTGTCAAGCGAATCCAATTGAACACTGTCGGCGCGTGCCTGACGGGCGCATCGACGGGGGTGAAGGACAAGACTGATGAGAGATCCATATAGCGTGCTTGGGGTGTCCAAGTCGGCGGATGAGCGCGAGATAAAGAGCGCGTTCCGTAAGCTTGCGAAGAAGTATCACCCCGATCAGAACAAGAGCGATCCCAAAGCGCAAGAAAAATTCTCCGAGGTCAATCAGGCCTACGAGATTATTGGTGACAAGGAAAAGCGCGGAAAATATGACCGTGGCGAGATAGACGCTGAAGGCAAGGAAAAATTTCATGGCTTCGCCGGTGGGGGCAACCCGTTCGGCGGTGGCGGCGGCAATCCCTTTGGTGCTGGCGGACGCGGTGGCAACCCGTTCGGTGGCGGCAGCGCAACGGAAGATATTTTCAGCGAAATCTTCGGTAACATGGCTGGCGGCGGCGGACGGCGCGCAGGCGGCAATCCGTTTGGCGCAGGGGCTGATCCCTTCAGCGGCGGCGGCCATCATGGTGGCCAGCATCGCGCCCAGCCTCAAAAAGGACAAGACGCCGAAGCTAAGCTGAGCGTAAGCCTTGAAGACCTTGTTTCCGGCGACAAACGGCGTGTGCATCTGCCAACCGGCAAGACGCTGGACATGGCCGTGCCCAAGGGCGTGAAAGATGGCCAGACCATCCGCATGAAAGGGCAAGGCTTTGAAAGCCGCACTGGTCCGGCAGGCGATGCGCTGGTCACGATCCAGATTCTGCCGCACAAGCTGTTCACGGTCGAGGAAACCAATATCCGTCTTGAATTGCCGCTGACGCTCTATGAAGCGGTGCTTGGCGCGAAGGTGCGCATTCCGACCCTTGAAGGCAAGGCAGAGGTCAAGATTCCTGCGGGCATGAGCTCGGGCAAAAGCCTGCGTCTTAAAGGCAAAGGGCTGCCCGACAGGGACGGCAAACGGGGTGACCTGCTGGTTACCGCCAAAATCATCCTGCCCGAAGGCTCCGATCCGGGCCTCAGAGCCCTGATGGAAGACTGGCAGGATACTCGGCCCTATCGTCCGCGTGGGCCAGAATTCGGCTAAATCCACTTCGGCGTCGATTGTTGGTTGCAA from uncultured Cohaesibacter sp. carries:
- a CDS encoding M42 family peptidase, which encodes MNIDLLRRLCETPGVPGREHRIRALIEKEAEGLFDEIYTDAMGSLVCTRFPTTEQEEGAVPERILLLCHMDEIGFLVSHISDKGFINIDPVGGFDPRTLFARRVLVCTNDGDYKGVMNPGGKGLHISTPEERKKLPEVTDFIVDLGMGETTKEKVKVGDYIVMDEPLLDMGEKVVSKALDNRIACWLGIEVIREMVEAKVAHDCEITVAFTAQEEVGLRGARTASFGIAPDVVIGVDTTLSCDTPGTPEKDTVTTQGKGVGLDIKDGSFIADIDLVEELEAVAAEKDIPVQRFILARGGQDGAAGQQAGSGTKAAALGVGTRYIHTVCEMIDKTDIQSAKDLLVTYLGKH
- a CDS encoding CidA/LrgA family protein; this translates as MRLSEDYPIIFKTPTGPERRKRGTQLLFYLTVILLCQLIGEALVTLFDLPVPGAVFGMAIMFIGLLIKGSVPDGLSSVGDTLLSHMSLLFIPAGVGIMVNAELIQREIVPIAVSLVISTFLCIAVTGLLMSWLTRNKSIGGYKE
- a CDS encoding LrgB family protein; this translates as MQSLTTLWEHLSESPLLYLTLTLIAYQIGLYLYQKSGKKPLVNPVLIAIVLLVLLLLVTGTPYERYFEGASFLHFLLGPATVALAIPLYRQFEKVRKSALAISISLLTGSAVSAVSSVLIAWALGGSKQSFLSLAPKSVTTPVSMGITEALGGVPSLTAVLVIVTGILGAALGPTVLNIVRVKSWAARGLAIGTAAHGLGTARKLQVNEEAGAFSGLAMGLNALATAILLPIVWYWFF
- a CDS encoding DnaJ C-terminal domain-containing protein yields the protein MRDPYSVLGVSKSADEREIKSAFRKLAKKYHPDQNKSDPKAQEKFSEVNQAYEIIGDKEKRGKYDRGEIDAEGKEKFHGFAGGGNPFGGGGGNPFGAGGRGGNPFGGGSATEDIFSEIFGNMAGGGGRRAGGNPFGAGADPFSGGGHHGGQHRAQPQKGQDAEAKLSVSLEDLVSGDKRRVHLPTGKTLDMAVPKGVKDGQTIRMKGQGFESRTGPAGDALVTIQILPHKLFTVEETNIRLELPLTLYEAVLGAKVRIPTLEGKAEVKIPAGMSSGKSLRLKGKGLPDRDGKRGDLLVTAKIILPEGSDPGLRALMEDWQDTRPYRPRGPEFG